A single region of the Candidatus Bathyarchaeota archaeon genome encodes:
- a CDS encoding multidrug ABC transporter permease, whose amino-acid sequence MVQPLSGQAIYVVLLRELKRYWRAKARIISSVAQSFFFLAIFGVGLGGFIGGVGKVSYLSYLAPGIICMGLLFGSVFSGVSVIFDRQFGFMKEMLVAPVSRTSIILGKILGGAVTASIQGIILMAVAGIMGAFALTPALIFGALAAIGVMLLITAGFVGLGVAIGSTLNDFHAFQLLSTFVIWPLFMLSGAFFPIDAVPLPLQVAMLFDPMFYGVELLRWCLLGVGTPMLGPFGWLISLGVLTGFNALMIGIGTYLFSRAQV is encoded by the coding sequence ATGGTTCAACCATTATCTGGTCAAGCAATTTACGTGGTCTTACTCCGAGAACTGAAACGCTACTGGCGAGCGAAGGCACGTATTATCTCGTCTGTGGCCCAAAGCTTCTTCTTCCTTGCTATATTCGGCGTGGGACTAGGCGGGTTTATTGGTGGTGTCGGCAAAGTTAGCTACCTCTCTTATTTGGCACCAGGCATTATTTGCATGGGACTCCTCTTTGGCTCAGTGTTCTCCGGGGTTTCAGTTATTTTTGATCGCCAATTTGGCTTCATGAAGGAGATGCTAGTCGCACCTGTCAGCCGAACCAGCATTATCCTAGGCAAAATCCTTGGTGGCGCCGTGACAGCGTCGATTCAGGGCATAATATTAATGGCGGTCGCCGGAATCATGGGTGCTTTTGCACTAACTCCAGCTTTGATCTTTGGAGCACTTGCAGCAATAGGCGTTATGCTACTCATCACGGCTGGCTTTGTGGGTCTGGGCGTGGCGATCGGGTCAACTCTCAACGATTTCCACGCATTCCAGCTACTGTCTACCTTCGTGATATGGCCACTATTCATGTTGTCAGGTGCGTTCTTTCCCATAGATGCTGTGCCTTTACCTCTTCAAGTCGCGATGTTATTTGATCCCATGTTTTATGGAGTCGAACTGTTGCGATGGTGTCTGCTAGGAGTAGGAACGCCGATGCTTGGCCCATTTGGGTGGCTGATCAGCTTAGGAGTGCTCACAGGCTTCAACGCATTGATGATAGGCATCGGTACATATCTCTTCTCTCGCGCCCAAGTCTGA